aagcTTGAGGATCCTTCTCTCTACCACTATGCCATATTTTCTGATAATGTTTTAGCAACATCAGTGGTTGTTAATTCTACCGTAGTGCATGCGAAGGAACCCAACAAGCATGTTTTTCATGTAGTCACTGACAAACTAAATTATGCTGCTATGAGAATGTGGTTTATTGTCAACCCTCCTGCAGGAGGAGCAACAGTCCAGGTTGAAAACATTGATGATTTCAAGTGGCTGAATTCTTCTTCGTGTTCTGTTCTCCGTCAGCTTGAATCTGCCAGACTTCAAGAATATTATTTCAAGGCAAATGATCCTTCTTCCCTCTCTATTGGTTCTGACCATCTCAAATATCGGAATCCAAAATATTTGTCCCTGCTGAATCATCTGAGATTCTATCTTCCGGATGTTTACCCGAAGCTGGATAAGATTCTATTTCTGGATGATGATATTGTCATTCAGAAGGATTTGACACCTCTTTGGTCTGTTGATCTTCACGGGAATGTAAATGGTGCAGTAGAGACCTGTAAAGAGAGCTTCCATCGGTATGATAAATATCTCAACTTCTCAAATCCATTAATCTCTGCGAACTTCGATCCCCATGCTTGTGGCTGGGCGTACGGCATGAATATCTTCGACTTGAAGGAGTGGAGGAAGCGAAACATCACTGGAATATATCATCGTTGGCAAGACATGGTAAAATTCATCACCTTTTCCGTTCTTCCCattattttccatttttcatTCTCAAGTTCTTAAGATATTCCCAATTAAGAAACTGTAACTGATGGAAGAACTGTTTTGCAGAATGAAGATAGAACTCTTTGGAAACTTGGGACATTGCCACCAGGACTTATAACTTTTTACAACCTGACCTATCCGCTGGATCGGGGTTGGCATGCGTTGGGACTCGGCTATGACCCAGCCCTCAACCAAACAGCGATAAAGAATGCAGCTGTGATCCATTACAACGGAAACTACAAGCCATGGTTGGATCTGGCTATTTCAAAATACAAGGCATACTGGTCAAAATATGTAATGTTTGATAACCCTTACCTTCGACTTTGTAGAATCAGTGAATAAAAACCTACCCTCCCCCCACCACACACACACGCTCTTGTAATATTCGTCGTCGGAAGAAGAAATGGAAATTCGAAATTCTTTATTTCGTTCGGAGGCGTTGCCATTGTAGTCTAGGAAGAGAAGATATTTTTGCAGATTGGAAACCGTACTTATTATTTGGGAGTGCTATTAACAGCTTCCAAAATCTAATCCATAGTCTCGAGTGTGAAAAATTGCCGAAAATCATATTAAGAAATACACTTTTTATCATATGCTCGTTGATGGTTATGGTAGTTCTCTTTTCTGTTGTTTCTATGCTGGCTGCTGAACGTAaatagtcattttttttttcacatttttctgtTGATACAAATGAGATTGGGGGAGGGGAAATTGAACACAGGATCGCTGTTACTAATTCACTAATATTatagaacatatatatatatatataattatattattaatatttaatactTTACGTTCATAAAATATTAATCATATCATAACATCACGTGATGATGACCGCTACGCTCATTGAAAGCTGGTGCATAGAAGCTTGATCAAGACCGGTTTTGAATCCTGCACTTCCGTGGCGAACTCCGCCATGGATTTTTACGTCAAAGCAGGGGAATTGGGTTCTGCATTGTGTGTTTTGGAGCATGAGTCATATATTCCACAGAACGTCGTTCTTGCCAAGGCTGTATGTCCTTTTTCAACGGCATGAGGAGCGGAGATGAAGTTTCTTGGAATATTGTGGTTTGTGGGTGCCTTGATGAGGGTGATTTGGCACAAGGGTTGTAGTGGTTGAACAATGCTGGGGCTTCTGCTGATGGGTTTCAATTTCAGCCTAATAACTCTACTTTGGTGCTTGTAATCCAAGCTTGTCGCTGCCTCGGAGCTAAGTGCAAGGGGCTGGCGGTGCATGGTTATGTGATTCGAGGCGGGTTTTGCTTTGTATCTTTGGTTCAGAACTCTTTGTTGAGTCTGTATGCAGAAGAAGGTGACATGGACAGCGCACGGAACTTTTTTGATGAAATGCGTGAGTGAGATGTTGTCTCTTGGAGTGTGATGATTGGTGGCTTTGAGTGTTGTGAGGAAGCTCGAATTGGGATACGGATGTTCCGAAAGATGGTATCTGAGCTTGGCATTAGACCGGATGGTGTTACAATGGTCAGTGTTCTTAAGGCATGCACTAATTTGAAGGGCTTGACCATGGGAATGGCGGTCCATGGGTTGGTAATCTGTAGAGGTCTAGATCGTGATATGTTTGTTGGAAACTCTTTGATCGATATGTATACCAAGTGCAGTGATGCAGATTCTGCACTTAAAGTTTTCGAGGCAATGCCGCGAAGGAATAGGTCTCGTGGAATTCTATTTTATCTGGATTTGTGTTCAACGAGAAGCATTTGGAGGCCCCGTCTCTGTTTTTTCTCTATGGGGAAGGGAGGAATTGACGCGGACAAAGTGACTCTTGTGAATGTTCTTCAAACATCTGACATTTGGGCTTGATTCATTGCAAGTCGGTGCACTGCATAACAATCAGATCGGGATACAAATCAAACGAATTGCTCCTAAATTCTCTCATGGATTCTTATGCGAAGTGCAACGATGTTGAACTTGCACGGAAACTTTTCAGAGGGATGAAGAAAGGAGAGGTGGTTTCGTGGAGCGATACGATTGGAGGTTTTGCCAGTTGTGGCAGACCTGATGAAGCAATTGCAGTCTTCAATTAGATGATGTGCAGGGACAAGATCAGAAGCCCAATAGATCGCCATCATAAATGTTTTTGACGCTTGTTCAGCTTCAGTTGAATTGGGCTCATGGAATTGCTATTAGAAGAGGTTTAGCAGCACAAGAAGCCATCGGAACTGCAATTGTTGACATGTACTCAGAAATGTGGGGCAATAGGAGAATCAAGAAAGGCATTTGGACAaatttgtggaaaaaaaaaacattgtgtCGTTGAGTGCCATGATAGCTGCGTATGGAATGAATGGTCTTGGCCATGAAGCACTATCTTTGCTTGCAAAAATGAAGAGCGCTATCTTTGCTTGCAGAAATGAATATGTATGGTTTGAAACCAAATGCAGTGACCATTCTTTCTCTGCTATCTGCGTGTAGCCATGGAGGTTTAGTCGAAGAGGGCCTTTCCTTGTTCGCTTCAATGGTTCAAAATCATGGAGTTGAACGAAGATTGGAACATTACACTTGTGTAGTTGACATGTTGAGTTGAGCAGGAAAGCTTGTAACAGCAATGGAATTTATAAGAAAAGGCCCGGAAAGTTTGATGGCCTCCGGAACAAGTAATGCTTGGGGTGCATTATTGAGTGCTTGTAGAAGTTTTAGGAACAGCGAAGTTGGTTTAGAAGCTGCCTCTCGTGT
This genomic stretch from Pyrus communis chromosome 2, drPyrComm1.1, whole genome shotgun sequence harbors:
- the LOC137725264 gene encoding probable galacturonosyltransferase 3 isoform X3 → MVEDSSQSGMIFEEKTQHPTDDHQSGEGELPYPRLSSMSPVKLKRRVMRQERRNLRTAELIGKDTEANNQMAAAAIERSNDFDPLVKGKYSIWRSDYESPNSDSTLKLMQDQIIMAKAYANIAKSKNETDLFNSLMKHFKLSQHAIGEASSDLELHSSAFNRAKAMGRVLSAAKDKLYDCLTVERKLRAMLQSTEEKVNDLKKKSAFLIQLAAKIVPKPLHCLPLQLTSDYFLLGYHNREDANKEKLEDPSLYHYAIFSDNVLATSVVVNSTVVHAKEPNKHVFHVVTDKLNYAAMRMWFIVNPPAGGATVQVENIDDFKWLNSSSCSVLRQLESARLQEYYFKANDPSSLSIGSDHLKYRNPKYLSLLNHLRFYLPDVYPKLDKILFLDDDIVIQKDLTPLWSVDLHGNVNGAVETCKESFHRYDKYLNFSNPLISANFDPHACGWAYGMNIFDLKEWRKRNITGIYHRWQDMNEDRTLWKLGTLPPGLITFYNLTYPLDRGWHALGLGYDPALNQTAIKNAAVIHYNGNYKPWLDLAISKYKAYWSKYVMFDNPYLRLCRISE